The Arachis ipaensis cultivar K30076 chromosome B07, Araip1.1, whole genome shotgun sequence genome includes a window with the following:
- the LOC107609310 gene encoding uncharacterized protein LOC107609310: protein MAARYDETLDQETSSYDKTISVHPLPEKGCSCPTGRVPTKLGRSSATTISSVTISPPTTPLSSDGLLRQRLLQRRLLQQRPPSATSAPVTVSFGDVSFGDVSSCDFSSSDVSSSGFSSSDEKRKTLFGFVLSDPKNRMFLCSFLIVISLVCGAYLVGNAFTTKEYKQAKDTFKVLSKSEGKGNFRTVSFKFKAVAPRTRLTFYSSFYHTRIDDYGSLCGPVLDQVIVFPVT from the exons ATGGCAGCACGGTACGATGAGACTTTGGACCAGGAGACCTCGTCTTACGACAAAACGATATCAGTCCACCCACTCCCGGAGAAGGGATGCTCATGCCCAACTGGGAGGGTCCCTACCAAATTAGGACG AAGCTCTGCCACTACGATCTCTTCTGTCACGATCTCTCCTCCGACGACTCCTCTCTCCAGTGACGGTCTCCTCCGGCAACGTCTCCTCCAGCGGCGTCTCCTCCAGCAACGACCTCCTTCTGCGACCTCTGCTCCAGTGACGGTCTCCTTCGGCGACGTCTCCTTCGGCGACGTCTCCTCTTGCGACTTCTCCTCCAGCGACGTCTCTTCCAGCGGCTTCTCCTCCAGCGACG AAAAGAGGAAAACActcttt GGCTTTGTCCTGTCTGATCCAAAGAATAGGATGTTCCTTTGCAGTTTCCTCATTGTAATATCATTGGTTTGTGGTGCTTATTTAGTTGGCAATGCATTCACCACCAAGGAGTATAAACAA gCGAAGGACACCTTCAAAGTTCTCTCCAAATCTGAAGGGAAGGGAAACTTCAGAACAGTGAGCTTCAAGTTCAAAGCAGTTGCACCAAGAACAAGACTCACATTCTACAGCTCCTTTTACCATACCAGAATTGATGATTATGGATCTCTTTGTGGCCCTGTTCTTGACCAGGTTATAGTGTTCCCTGTCACCTAA